DNA from Comamonas serinivorans:
GCACCAGGAACAGGAAACCGTACTTGAGGGCCTGCGGCAGCGAGAACGGCAAATCCAGCGTCAGCGCTGGTGCCCCGGCCTGTCCGGCCAGCGGGGTGCGGTAGCTGATGACCACCAGCAGCACGCAGGCGGCCAGCATCAGCGCATACGCGGGCACCGACCCCACCAGCGCCATGGGCGCCAGCAGCAGCAGCAAGGTGGCGTTGCGCACCACCATGGCGGTGACGGCCAGCAGGATGCCGCGGTAGGCCGTCTCGACGAACGAGGCGCCGATCTGGCGCACGCGCGTGGTCAGCTCGATCACCGTGAACGTGGAGTTGACCAGGCCACCGAAAAAGCCCGAGATCTCGGTGCCGCGCGCGCCGTAGATCTTCCAGATCACGTAATTGAAGAAGCCGATGGCCGCGATGAGGATGACCGTGACCCAGGCCGCACGCGGCTCGACCAGGCCCCAGGGGCCCACCGCGCCCACAGGCAGCGCGGGGTAGATGACGATGGCCAGGATGGCCAGCAGCAGGGCCGAGCGCAGCTCGCTCTCGGTCAGGCCCATGGTGAAGCCCGAGAGCCGCTCCTTCCAGGCCAGCAGCGCCGTGGACAGCACCATGATGGCGGCCGGCGCGATGGTGTGGCCCAGTCCCACCAGCACCCCGCACAGGGCGGTGACCAGCATGGCGGCCGAGGTGGTCAGCTCGGTGCCTTGGTTGGTCCGCAGCGACTGCACGTTGAGGATGATGAGCAGGATGGCCGTGAGCCACAGCACCGACACGGCATACGGCGTGCCCAGCGCGCCGCCGATGGTGCCCAGGATGCTGACGAAGCCGAAGGTGCGCAGCCCCGCCTCCTTGCCGCGCCGCTCGCGCTCCAGCCCGATCAGCAGGCCCAGCGCCAGCCCCAGCACGCAGCGCACGATGATTTGCAGGTACGGCCACTCGGCATGCGGCAAGCCCGCCGACACATTCACATCCACGATCTCACACCCTCACGGTCATGCCGACGCACGCTGGCGCCGCCAAACCGCCATTCATACCACCTTCACCAGTATGGGGCAACACCCGTTCTGCAGAAAACGGGAACTTCCACATACTGGGCCAGGCACTCAGCGCAGCAGCTCGGCCACGTGTTCGCCGATTGCCAGCGCGCTGGTCAGCCCCGGCGATTCGATGCCGAAGAGGTTGACCAGGCCAGGCACGCCATGCAGCGCCGGGCCGTCGATGCGCCAGTCGGGCGCGGGCGTGCCGGGCGCGTGGATCTTGGGGCGCACGCCGCTGTAAGCCGGTTGCAGCGCGCCATCGGGCAGGCCGGGCCAGTAGTGGCGCACGGCCGCGTAGAACACCTCGGCGCGCTCGGGCTGCACGCGGTAGTCGATGGCGTCGGGTTCGTCGGTGTCCAGCCACTCCAGGTCGGGGCCGAAGCGCGCCTGGCCGCCCAGGTCCAGCGTGACGTGCACGCCCAGCCAGGCGTCAACGGGAGCCGGATAGACCAGGTGCGTG
Protein-coding regions in this window:
- a CDS encoding MgtC/SapB family protein, translated to MDVNVSAGLPHAEWPYLQIIVRCVLGLALGLLIGLERERRGKEAGLRTFGFVSILGTIGGALGTPYAVSVLWLTAILLIILNVQSLRTNQGTELTTSAAMLVTALCGVLVGLGHTIAPAAIMVLSTALLAWKERLSGFTMGLTESELRSALLLAILAIVIYPALPVGAVGPWGLVEPRAAWVTVILIAAIGFFNYVIWKIYGARGTEISGFFGGLVNSTFTVIELTTRVRQIGASFVETAYRGILLAVTAMVVRNATLLLLLAPMALVGSVPAYALMLAACVLLVVISYRTPLAGQAGAPALTLDLPFSLPQALKYGFLFLVLHVLGGMTERQFGDLGFYFICVVGGALSSASAVAAAAALSAQGSITPTVAGTGAVIASFTSIAFTLVFITRARNKALMSRMVWSMGWVALAGVAGVLLSHLAEPWIMHWVPRLTGLPDLPRR